The proteins below are encoded in one region of Natronococcus sp. CG52:
- a CDS encoding GNAT family N-acetyltransferase, which translates to METCDAKPSDTEAVRAAHSNSTTRLETEAYSEEQVNAWAQGCESADYTSAIESEESAFVVAEVDGKVVAFGSLKFASPDAYEADVDAEVTGVYVHPSVAREGVGTRTYVNNLGRGGPRLLLVPSAVR; encoded by the coding sequence ATGGAAACCTGTGATGCGAAGCCATCTGATACTGAAGCCGTCCGAGCGGCTCATTCTAATTCCACCACGCGGCTTGAAACTGAGGCATATAGCGAAGAACAAGTTAATGCGTGGGCACAAGGATGTGAATCCGCAGACTATACCTCGGCTATCGAGTCTGAGGAGTCGGCGTTCGTTGTAGCCGAGGTCGATGGCAAAGTCGTGGCGTTCGGGTCTCTGAAATTTGCGTCTCCTGATGCATACGAAGCGGACGTAGATGCCGAAGTTACGGGTGTCTATGTCCACCCATCTGTCGCTCGGGAAGGTGTTGGGACACGTACCTATGTAAACAACCTCGGGCGCGGTGGCCCGAGGCTTTTGTTGGTTCCCTCAGCCGTGCGATAG
- a CDS encoding transposase, protein MSVAQPTDSPFDHDRYFTFTVNDKTYTGSIHFLTHYAGKPDFVEVLRSAFFRDETYGDTRAAWHRNTTSFYAWVKAHMLRLAWDCREGFLHHFLHSFPNICRDFGFPVAHNRDLSGAPSQSRLWEMWNKEFTDVQREFVRTATEEALTFAREQGIPAPDPVFRPEERDISSKRSEQRLVAEKTKEVWQQAKPFVTDTFYLKRADNSVIHENAFWEQHAYMGMRENMYAQSGQHSFYIDSQRNQTPSASNHRYQIGKLTVEETRSMLHATTRMLIARARHNSELVGKLWAAIDITKGNPWTGNIERDEDDNITEDWILGYKDGEVYYQWATIQIVGYDIPLVLDAIPVKRGMKRADIVDTLLENALNLVDDIELVMMDREFDNDGVKDACDKHGVYYLNGARKRQSEKATCTRLRRAGKTVHIEEETVADGPTRKRMFLPSSTDDPDAEDMEESSEPVKGSSDVREEMREDLAELGIDLNDDNNRRSFGPVIDDLREQEANEPSVGSGEDAQAYALFETNHPSVTLNDDESEIERVHMVERMVRRYRHRWGIENGYKQIKTFRVRTTSKRHTYRFFNFVFACVLYNVWRLVDLLVKLAIDGENATYAPRVDANQFLTVAKKYYGLDPPG, encoded by the coding sequence GTGTCGGTTGCTCAACCTACTGACTCCCCGTTTGACCACGACAGGTACTTCACGTTCACTGTCAACGACAAGACCTACACCGGAAGTATTCACTTCCTCACCCACTACGCCGGGAAGCCAGACTTCGTAGAAGTCTTGCGAAGTGCCTTCTTCCGAGATGAAACCTATGGCGATACCCGGGCGGCATGGCATCGGAACACCACGTCATTTTACGCGTGGGTGAAAGCGCACATGCTTCGGCTTGCGTGGGACTGCCGTGAAGGGTTCCTCCACCACTTCCTTCACTCATTCCCCAATATCTGCCGCGACTTTGGATTCCCCGTCGCTCACAACCGCGACCTGAGCGGAGCACCGAGCCAGTCCCGGCTCTGGGAGATGTGGAACAAAGAGTTCACCGACGTACAACGAGAGTTTGTCCGAACAGCTACCGAGGAAGCCCTCACCTTCGCCCGCGAACAAGGCATTCCCGCACCGGACCCAGTGTTCCGACCCGAAGAACGCGACATCTCCTCGAAACGGAGCGAACAGCGACTCGTCGCTGAGAAGACCAAAGAGGTCTGGCAACAGGCCAAGCCGTTCGTCACGGATACGTTCTACCTGAAGCGAGCCGACAATAGCGTGATTCACGAGAACGCGTTCTGGGAACAGCACGCGTATATGGGAATGCGCGAGAATATGTACGCTCAAAGCGGCCAGCACTCATTCTACATCGACTCCCAGCGCAACCAGACGCCGAGCGCATCCAATCACCGCTACCAGATAGGGAAGCTCACCGTCGAGGAGACACGCTCGATGCTCCACGCGACAACCCGGATGCTCATCGCCCGCGCTCGCCACAACTCCGAACTCGTCGGCAAACTCTGGGCTGCCATCGACATTACCAAGGGGAACCCGTGGACGGGAAACATCGAGCGCGACGAGGACGACAACATCACGGAAGACTGGATTCTCGGCTACAAAGACGGTGAAGTGTACTACCAGTGGGCGACCATCCAGATTGTGGGCTACGACATCCCACTCGTGCTGGACGCAATACCCGTCAAGCGTGGAATGAAGCGAGCCGACATCGTGGATACCCTGCTGGAGAACGCGCTCAACCTCGTAGACGACATCGAACTCGTGATGATGGACAGAGAGTTCGATAATGATGGCGTGAAGGACGCGTGTGATAAGCACGGCGTCTACTACCTGAACGGCGCACGCAAACGCCAATCTGAAAAAGCGACATGCACGCGACTTCGCCGTGCCGGAAAAACGGTTCACATCGAAGAGGAAACAGTCGCAGATGGTCCGACTCGCAAGCGGATGTTCCTCCCCTCCAGCACGGACGACCCTGATGCGGAGGATATGGAAGAGAGCAGCGAACCCGTAAAGGGGAGTTCGGATGTCCGCGAGGAGATGCGTGAAGACCTCGCTGAACTCGGTATCGACCTAAACGATGACAACAACCGGCGCAGTTTCGGTCCGGTCATTGACGACCTCCGTGAGCAGGAGGCAAACGAGCCGTCTGTCGGAAGCGGCGAGGATGCGCAGGCGTATGCGTTGTTCGAGACGAACCACCCCAGCGTGACGCTGAATGACGACGAAAGCGAGATAGAGCGCGTTCACATGGTTGAGCGGATGGTTCGCCGGTATCGCCACCGCTGGGGCATCGAGAACGGCTACAAGCAAATCAAGACGTTCCGCGTCCGAACGACGAGTAAACGCCACACGTATCGGTTCTTCAACTTCGTGTTCGCGTGCGTACTGTACAACGTCTGGCGGCTCGTAGACTTGCTGGTGAAACTGGCCATCGACGGCGAAAACGCGACGTACGCGCCGCGCGTGGACGCCAATCAGTTCCTCACGGTGGCGAAGAAGTACTACGGTCTCGACCCGCCCGGCTAA
- a CDS encoding molybdopterin molybdotransferase MoeA: MADHDDLLSRTDAVDRTLAHRRSFLERHRTTTVAVDRIDGRVVAEDIVAETDQPAGDHATMDGYAFAAADDGPFEIVDDEIFPEATPPALEPGTAVRIATGAPLPERVDTVVKREDAVVEGSRLEHPDLEVGTYVYERGSNVTAGDRLYAVGDRLSALDAILLRDLGREEVECYEPFSVGVLATGTEIHEGLHTDLDSPMLCNLLRSWGHDPSYEGSVPDEGGQVERRVDELAERHDVVVTTGGTSVGKKDYVLDALASLGEVAFHRVRIRPGKPIALARSSDHDALAVAIPGKPIGAYVSAAFVARALFTGEAATPSLERTLTHDVGLGPAGFEYVVPVVLDGDDAVPLGHADSPLAVYETTFDPSVLSSSTRAATADGFVTTTDDLTAGERVAVVPTTALE; this comes from the coding sequence ATGGCCGACCACGACGACCTGCTCTCGCGTACGGACGCCGTCGATCGGACGCTCGCTCACCGCCGCTCGTTTCTCGAGCGCCACCGGACGACGACGGTCGCCGTCGATCGGATCGACGGGCGGGTCGTCGCCGAAGATATCGTCGCCGAGACCGACCAGCCTGCCGGCGACCACGCCACGATGGACGGCTACGCGTTCGCCGCGGCCGACGACGGCCCGTTCGAGATCGTCGACGACGAGATCTTTCCCGAAGCAACCCCGCCGGCCCTCGAGCCGGGTACCGCCGTCCGGATCGCCACGGGAGCGCCGCTGCCGGAGCGAGTCGATACCGTCGTCAAACGGGAGGACGCGGTCGTCGAGGGATCGCGACTGGAGCATCCGGACCTCGAAGTCGGCACCTACGTCTACGAGCGCGGATCGAACGTCACCGCGGGCGACCGGTTGTACGCGGTCGGCGATCGACTCTCGGCGCTCGACGCGATCCTGCTTCGGGACCTCGGGCGCGAAGAGGTCGAGTGCTACGAGCCGTTCTCGGTCGGCGTCCTCGCGACCGGAACGGAGATACACGAGGGACTCCACACCGACCTCGACTCGCCGATGCTCTGTAATCTGCTCCGGTCGTGGGGACACGACCCCAGCTACGAGGGGTCAGTCCCCGACGAGGGCGGGCAGGTCGAGCGGCGGGTCGACGAACTCGCCGAGCGCCACGACGTGGTCGTCACCACCGGCGGCACCAGCGTCGGGAAGAAAGACTACGTCCTCGACGCGCTGGCGTCCCTCGGCGAGGTCGCCTTTCACCGGGTCCGCATCCGGCCCGGAAAACCGATCGCCCTCGCACGATCGTCCGACCACGACGCCCTCGCCGTCGCCATCCCCGGGAAACCGATCGGGGCCTACGTCAGCGCCGCGTTCGTCGCTCGAGCGCTCTTCACGGGCGAGGCGGCGACGCCGTCCCTCGAGCGGACACTGACCCACGACGTCGGACTCGGCCCGGCGGGATTCGAGTATGTCGTCCCCGTCGTGCTGGACGGCGACGACGCGGTCCCGCTCGGCCACGCCGACTCCCCGCTCGCGGTGTACGAGACGACCTTCGACCCGAGCGTTCTCTCCTCGAGTACGCGAGCAGCCACCGCAGACGGGTTCGTCACGACGACGGACGACCTGACCGCCGGCGAACGGGTGGCAGTCGTTCCGACGACGGCACTCGAGTGA
- a CDS encoding CaiB/BaiF CoA transferase family protein: MTPGDRILEGVRVVDLTTFVTGGFCSLMLANQGAEVIKVERPDAGDDNRHSGPPFIDGESPYFWTVNYGKKSVELDLKTDAGRDALYELVGEADVFLQNYRPGTAERLDVDEETIRSYNDDIVYCAISAFGQTGPWRERPGYDLMIQGMSGIMSVTGEEGGEPVKVGLPMTDLITAMWAAFGISNALYRRERVGEGEYIDLGMLDAVLPWLTKQAGKVFADESPSRMGTKDPVLAPYQTFETADGHINVACLNQRLWKRLCRAIDRPELVDDDRFATNADRVEHMADLEDELEATFRELTTDEWVTLLVEEAGVPAGPVFDVEDALYNEQTDARNSTTTLEHPERGEIPVVEHPLKYGRSRSGFESPPPRLGEHNRSVFRELGYEETELDDLEERGAFGGE; the protein is encoded by the coding sequence ATGACTCCCGGCGATCGCATTCTCGAGGGCGTGAGAGTCGTCGATCTGACGACGTTCGTTACCGGCGGCTTCTGCTCGTTGATGCTGGCCAATCAGGGGGCAGAGGTAATCAAGGTCGAACGTCCGGATGCAGGTGACGACAACCGTCACTCCGGTCCGCCGTTTATCGACGGCGAATCGCCGTATTTCTGGACGGTAAACTACGGAAAGAAAAGCGTCGAACTCGATCTCAAGACCGACGCCGGACGGGACGCGCTCTACGAGCTCGTCGGCGAGGCCGACGTCTTCCTGCAGAACTACCGGCCGGGGACGGCGGAACGCCTCGACGTCGACGAGGAGACGATCCGCTCGTACAACGACGATATCGTCTACTGTGCGATCTCGGCGTTCGGGCAGACCGGTCCCTGGCGGGAACGGCCGGGGTACGACCTGATGATCCAGGGAATGAGTGGTATCATGAGCGTCACGGGGGAGGAGGGTGGAGAACCGGTGAAAGTCGGGCTCCCGATGACGGACCTCATTACGGCGATGTGGGCTGCGTTCGGTATCTCGAACGCGCTCTACCGGCGGGAACGAGTCGGCGAGGGAGAGTACATCGATCTCGGGATGCTCGACGCGGTACTCCCGTGGCTCACCAAACAGGCCGGGAAGGTCTTCGCCGACGAGTCCCCCTCGCGGATGGGGACGAAAGATCCCGTTCTCGCGCCGTACCAGACGTTCGAAACCGCCGACGGACACATTAACGTCGCCTGTCTCAACCAGCGGCTCTGGAAGCGTCTCTGCCGGGCGATCGACCGTCCGGAACTCGTCGACGACGATCGCTTCGCGACCAACGCGGATCGCGTCGAACACATGGCCGACCTCGAGGACGAACTCGAGGCGACCTTTCGCGAACTGACGACCGACGAGTGGGTTACGCTGCTCGTCGAGGAGGCCGGCGTTCCAGCCGGTCCGGTTTTCGACGTCGAAGACGCACTCTACAACGAACAGACCGACGCTCGCAACAGTACGACGACGCTCGAGCATCCCGAGCGAGGAGAGATACCAGTCGTCGAACATCCCCTGAAATACGGCCGATCACGCAGCGGGTTCGAGTCGCCACCGCCACGGCTGGGCGAACACAACCGGAGCGTCTTCCGCGAGCTCGGCTACGAGGAAACCGAACTGGACGACCTCGAAGAACGGGGTGCCTTCGGTGGAGAGTGA
- a CDS encoding DUF2061 domain-containing protein codes for MIRDVASRSALQARKRAVIKTLCYRLFMLLITVAVAWLIVGDVGDALNIGLLTNALKTGTYYFYERVWDHITWGVSSS; via the coding sequence ATGATTCGAGATGTCGCCTCGCGCTCTGCACTACAGGCGCGAAAGCGCGCCGTCATCAAGACGCTCTGTTACCGCCTGTTCATGCTGTTGATCACCGTTGCTGTCGCGTGGTTGATCGTCGGTGACGTTGGAGACGCACTGAACATCGGATTACTGACGAACGCACTGAAGACTGGGACGTACTACTTCTACGAACGGGTCTGGGATCACATTACCTGGGGAGTGTCGTCCTCGTGA